One part of the Paraglaciecola sp. L3A3 genome encodes these proteins:
- the panC gene encoding pantoate--beta-alanine ligase yields the protein MHLICDIANLREVRRTWQTSGKVIAFVPTMGNLHQGHLNLVREAKKQADIVVVSIFVNPMQFGPDEDLDAYPRTLENDKILLEELGVDVLFLPKATDIYARGLEQQTFVEVPGLSYMICGASRPGHFRGVATIVCKLFNMVQPNVAFFGEKDFQQLQVIKAMVTDLSMNLKICGITTTREVDGLAMSSRNQYLNDVERKLAPTLYTKMHALVSEIQAGRRDFTFLTGEYKQQLAELGFSPDYLEIRNVGSLLQPSHEDSELVLLAAAFLGKTRLIDNLQFSIKTSV from the coding sequence ATGCACCTGATTTGTGACATTGCAAATTTAAGAGAAGTAAGACGTACTTGGCAAACTAGCGGTAAAGTGATTGCCTTTGTACCCACAATGGGAAATTTGCATCAAGGGCATTTGAACCTTGTTCGTGAAGCGAAAAAACAAGCTGATATAGTGGTGGTGTCGATTTTTGTCAATCCCATGCAGTTTGGGCCTGATGAAGACTTGGATGCTTACCCTAGAACACTAGAAAACGATAAGATCTTGCTCGAAGAATTAGGTGTAGATGTTTTGTTTCTGCCTAAAGCAACAGACATTTATGCTCGTGGCTTAGAGCAGCAAACTTTTGTTGAAGTACCTGGTTTGTCATACATGATTTGTGGCGCTAGCCGCCCTGGACATTTTCGTGGCGTGGCCACCATAGTATGTAAATTATTTAATATGGTACAACCCAATGTTGCTTTTTTTGGGGAAAAAGATTTTCAACAATTGCAGGTCATAAAAGCTATGGTGACCGACCTTTCTATGAACCTAAAAATATGTGGAATTACCACTACTCGAGAAGTAGATGGTTTAGCTATGAGTTCTAGAAACCAATATTTAAATGATGTAGAGCGTAAGTTGGCGCCCACTCTTTATACAAAGATGCATGCACTAGTAAGTGAAATACAAGCTGGAAGAAGAGATTTTACTTTTTTAACTGGTGAGTATAAACAACAGCTAGCTGAACTGGGGTTTAGTCCCGATTATTTAGAAATTCGTAATGTTGGATCTTTATTACAACCCAGCCATGAAGATTCTGAATTGGTGTTATTAGCTGCTGCGTTTTTAGGTAAAACTCGTCTAATTGATAACCTACAATTTTCAATTAAAACCTCAGTTTAG
- the panP gene encoding pyridoxal-dependent aspartate 1-decarboxylase PanP, with product MAGAEVSLEHLYKVFTMPEGQDSKLAQIEKHLSDNLADFLSQHVVTKVNSLEQIEKSFAEYAVPELPEFVSDHAESLLTKLVANSVNTYSPTFIGHMTSALPYFHLPLAKLLVGLNQNLVKIETSKAFTPLERQVLGMMHELIFKQSGEFYNTYLHSANHALGAFCSGGTVANITALWIARNKALPANAQFKGVFQEGIAAGMMHYGYKKMGIISSKRGHYSLSKAVDLLGLGRQQMITIDCPTQRLSAEKALAIGKQYQQDGNKVLSIVGIAGTTETGHIDPLDELADVAKELNCHFHVDAAWGGATLFSKQYSKLLKGIEKADSITLDAHKQMYVPMGAGMVLFKDPNDSNAVRHHAQYILRAGSKDLGATTLEGSRNGMAMMVYASLHIFGRQGYELLINQSIQKANTFAAMIDAHPDFELITSPTLSIFTYRANPKCVQEKIKRQPKIAHAINIELDKLTVSVQKRQREAGKSFVSRTRLQIEAYPDQSITVFRVVLANPLTTETDLKNILDEQLQIAQQTDIWKKLTTK from the coding sequence GTGGCTGGAGCTGAAGTTAGTTTAGAGCACTTATATAAAGTATTCACTATGCCCGAAGGGCAAGATTCTAAGCTTGCCCAAATTGAGAAGCATCTGTCTGATAACCTTGCAGACTTTTTGTCTCAACACGTGGTCACCAAAGTAAATTCACTAGAGCAGATTGAAAAAAGTTTTGCTGAATATGCGGTACCAGAATTACCTGAGTTTGTGTCTGATCATGCCGAATCGTTACTCACTAAGTTGGTTGCTAACTCGGTAAATACTTATTCACCGACATTTATTGGTCATATGACCTCAGCCTTACCTTATTTTCATTTACCACTGGCAAAATTATTAGTTGGACTAAACCAAAACTTAGTCAAAATAGAAACCTCTAAAGCATTTACCCCACTTGAAAGACAAGTATTAGGCATGATGCATGAACTGATATTCAAACAGTCTGGTGAGTTTTATAATACCTATTTACACAGTGCGAATCATGCCCTCGGCGCTTTTTGTTCTGGTGGCACAGTAGCCAACATTACAGCCTTATGGATTGCCCGTAACAAAGCCTTACCTGCTAACGCACAATTTAAAGGTGTGTTTCAAGAAGGAATTGCCGCAGGCATGATGCATTACGGTTATAAAAAGATGGGTATCATCTCTTCTAAACGTGGACATTACTCCTTATCAAAAGCGGTTGACCTTTTAGGCTTGGGTCGCCAACAAATGATTACTATAGATTGCCCCACTCAAAGATTATCAGCAGAAAAAGCTTTAGCTATAGGCAAACAATACCAACAAGATGGTAATAAAGTATTGTCTATAGTGGGGATTGCGGGTACCACAGAAACAGGCCATATCGATCCGTTAGACGAATTAGCTGATGTAGCAAAGGAGCTTAATTGTCATTTTCATGTAGACGCAGCATGGGGAGGCGCCACGCTTTTTTCTAAGCAGTACAGCAAACTACTAAAAGGCATTGAAAAAGCGGACTCAATCACCTTAGACGCCCATAAACAGATGTATGTACCTATGGGGGCTGGAATGGTGTTATTTAAAGATCCTAATGACAGTAATGCAGTACGACATCATGCTCAATATATCCTTAGAGCTGGCTCTAAAGATTTAGGCGCCACTACCCTTGAAGGCTCTCGTAACGGTATGGCTATGATGGTGTACGCGTCTTTACATATCTTTGGCCGTCAAGGCTATGAATTATTGATTAATCAGAGTATTCAAAAAGCCAATACTTTTGCCGCCATGATAGATGCGCATCCTGACTTTGAATTAATTACTTCGCCTACTCTGTCTATATTCACTTATCGAGCAAATCCGAAATGTGTGCAAGAAAAGATTAAACGCCAACCAAAAATTGCTCATGCGATAAACATAGAATTAGATAAATTGACGGTTTCTGTACAAAAAAGGCAAAGGGAAGCGGGGAAATCTTTTGTATCCAGAACTAGACTACAAATCGAAGCCTATCCAGACCAATCTATAACTGTGTTTAGAGTGGTTTTAGCGAATCCCCTTACTACAGAAACTGACCTTAAAAATATTCTCGACGAACAATTGCAGATTGCACAACAAACAGATATTTGGAAAAAGCTGACTACAAAATGA
- a CDS encoding EAL domain-containing protein, with product MQVTEVKDSFSLDSVVPFFQPIMDLSHNTVWSYECLARLMTIDERTYLPSEFLYLVERQDLVAELTQIIFNRSASYFRDINMAWNINVSLSDIVDPTIHKFLTAQLSCYPNPSRISIEITAKNALISNSNFLQFANLCQSLGINIIIDHFEQDETELQTIMSLPISAIKVAGSLFEQASKYLEVANLVKTMVSLAAENNIVLIAEHIELASTLAAAQKCGIKYAQGFYFSQPKAVTH from the coding sequence ATGCAAGTAACTGAAGTGAAGGATAGTTTTAGTTTAGATAGCGTTGTTCCCTTCTTTCAGCCGATTATGGATTTATCCCACAATACGGTCTGGAGCTATGAATGTTTGGCAAGGCTGATGACCATAGATGAACGAACCTATTTACCTAGCGAATTTTTATATTTAGTTGAGCGGCAGGATTTGGTGGCTGAATTAACACAGATTATCTTTAATCGCAGTGCAAGTTACTTTAGAGACATTAATATGGCATGGAACATTAATGTTAGCTTGTCGGATATTGTTGATCCTACTATTCATAAATTCTTAACGGCTCAACTGAGTTGTTATCCAAACCCAAGCCGTATATCAATCGAAATAACGGCAAAAAATGCTTTAATATCAAATTCTAATTTTTTGCAGTTTGCTAATTTATGCCAGTCACTTGGGATCAATATTATTATTGATCACTTTGAACAAGACGAAACAGAGTTACAAACCATTATGAGTTTGCCTATTTCTGCTATTAAAGTGGCTGGTTCCTTGTTTGAACAAGCAAGTAAATACTTAGAGGTGGCTAATTTGGTTAAAACTATGGTGAGCTTAGCTGCTGAAAATAATATTGTGTTAATTGCTGAACATATAGAATTGGCCAGTACCTTAGCAGCAGCACAAAAATGTGGAATTAAATACGCCCAAGGTTTTTATTTTAGCCAACCCAAAGCTGTAACTCATTAG
- a CDS encoding tRNA (guanosine(46)-N(7))-methyltransferase TrmB yields the protein MQKQARAITTNQIGIHPNLEKVVSRHLATSSQKPFSEHTQVAFKQTMQWLNGWQGPIILDSCCGVGESTTNIAASHPEAKVIGVDKSALRTDKHASYAADLDNYLIVRADLNDFLRLLVLEGIQLYKHYLLYPNPYPKSAHLQRRWYATAVLPEIIKLGGQLQVRSNWRLYIEEFSKALDIAQVNNTVYEYTSDSAMTPFERKYWLSGQQSWQVTAELPTA from the coding sequence ATGCAAAAACAAGCTAGAGCCATTACCACTAACCAAATAGGCATACATCCTAACTTAGAAAAGGTAGTTTCTCGACACTTAGCGACTAGTAGCCAGAAACCTTTTTCTGAGCATACTCAGGTTGCTTTTAAGCAAACCATGCAATGGTTAAATGGCTGGCAAGGCCCCATTATATTAGATTCTTGTTGTGGCGTAGGCGAAAGCACAACTAATATTGCTGCCAGCCATCCAGAGGCTAAAGTAATAGGGGTCGATAAGTCAGCCCTGCGCACCGATAAACACGCAAGTTATGCCGCTGATCTTGATAATTATTTGATAGTACGAGCTGACTTAAATGATTTTTTAAGATTACTTGTTCTTGAAGGTATTCAGTTATACAAACATTATTTGTTATACCCCAACCCTTACCCCAAATCAGCACATTTGCAGCGTCGTTGGTATGCGACGGCCGTGTTACCAGAAATCATTAAACTGGGTGGGCAGTTACAGGTAAGAAGCAATTGGCGGTTATATATTGAAGAGTTTTCCAAAGCCTTAGATATTGCCCAAGTAAACAATACCGTTTATGAATATACTAGTGACTCGGCTATGACACCTTTTGAGAGAAAATACTGGTTAAGTGGACAACAAAGCTGGCAAGTTACAGCTGAACTGCCAACTGCCTAA
- a CDS encoding ABC transporter permease: MNSLAMVALRTIWRKECIRFLRIWIQTLLPPAITMSLYFVIFGNLIGSRIGEMGGFSYMEFIVPGLIMMAVITNAYANVSSSFYSAKYQRNVEELLVAPVSNWIIIAGYIGGGVARGMLVGFIVTIVSLFFVDIQIYSIFIIIITLFLTAVLFSTAGLINGILANSFDDVSIVPTFVLTPLTYLGGVFYSLSLLPEFWQWVSKINPIVYMVNGFRYGFLGVSDINFLVSLSILIGFNIVLLSWAYSLINRGVGIRS; encoded by the coding sequence ATGAATAGTTTAGCTATGGTCGCATTAAGAACAATTTGGCGCAAAGAGTGTATCCGTTTTTTACGAATTTGGATCCAAACACTGCTACCACCCGCTATTACTATGTCTTTATATTTTGTTATTTTTGGTAACTTAATTGGTAGCAGAATTGGCGAGATGGGCGGTTTTAGTTATATGGAATTTATTGTGCCAGGGCTAATTATGATGGCCGTGATCACTAATGCTTATGCCAATGTGTCCTCGTCTTTTTATAGTGCAAAATATCAGCGTAATGTCGAAGAATTATTGGTTGCCCCTGTTTCCAATTGGATAATTATTGCTGGGTATATAGGTGGTGGGGTTGCCAGAGGCATGTTAGTAGGCTTCATAGTCACTATTGTTTCATTATTTTTTGTAGATATACAAATCTATAGTATTTTTATCATCATTATTACCTTGTTTTTAACCGCAGTATTGTTCTCAACTGCTGGCTTAATTAACGGTATTCTTGCCAATTCCTTTGATGATGTAAGTATAGTGCCAACTTTTGTGCTTACCCCATTAACTTATTTGGGTGGTGTTTTTTACTCATTAAGTTTATTACCTGAATTTTGGCAATGGGTCAGTAAAATCAACCCTATTGTGTATATGGTCAATGGCTTTAGATACGGCTTTCTTGGCGTTTCAGATATAAACTTTTTAGTCTCTTTAAGCATATTAATAGGCTTTAACATAGTATTACTGAGCTGGGCTTATTCTTTGATCAATCGTGGCGTTGGTATTCGTAGTTAA
- a CDS encoding ABC transporter ATP-binding protein → MNALSIKGLTKTYKGGTQALKGINLEVKQGDFFALLGPNGAGKSTTIGIISSLVNKTQGEVDIFEYNLATQPVEAKSCIGLVPQEFNFNQFEPLIQIMLNQAGYYGVPKSVARPRAEKYLKQLDLWDKRNTPSRQLSGGMKRRLMIARALMHEPRMLILDEPTAGVDIEIRRSMWAFLQELNEQGVTIILTTHYLEEAEMLCKNIAIIDKGIIVQNTSMKSLLSTLNIETFILDLSKNIDSISLTGFETRLLDPHTLEVDVAKESGLNSVFEQLSQQDIQVLSMRNKSNRLEELFVRMVESGRTAETATAESSQGDSHE, encoded by the coding sequence ATGAACGCACTGAGCATCAAAGGATTAACCAAAACTTATAAAGGCGGCACCCAAGCCTTAAAAGGGATTAATTTAGAGGTCAAACAAGGTGACTTTTTTGCCTTACTTGGACCTAATGGCGCAGGAAAATCGACAACTATCGGCATTATTAGTTCTTTAGTGAATAAAACTCAGGGCGAAGTGGATATTTTTGAATACAACTTAGCGACTCAACCAGTAGAAGCAAAATCATGTATTGGTTTAGTACCACAAGAGTTTAACTTTAATCAGTTTGAACCTTTGATCCAGATAATGTTGAATCAAGCGGGTTATTACGGTGTACCTAAAAGTGTAGCAAGACCTAGAGCCGAAAAATACCTAAAGCAACTCGATTTGTGGGACAAACGAAACACCCCTTCCAGACAATTGTCTGGAGGCATGAAGCGCCGTTTGATGATAGCTAGAGCTTTAATGCATGAACCTAGAATGCTTATTCTTGACGAACCAACAGCAGGAGTAGATATCGAAATCAGGCGTTCTATGTGGGCTTTTTTGCAAGAATTAAATGAGCAAGGTGTGACTATTATTCTGACTACACACTATTTAGAAGAAGCTGAAATGTTATGTAAGAATATAGCCATTATCGATAAAGGTATCATAGTGCAAAATACCAGCATGAAATCGCTATTATCCACATTAAACATAGAAACCTTTATCTTAGATTTATCTAAGAACATTGATTCTATTTCTCTAACTGGGTTTGAAACTAGGCTACTCGATCCTCATACTTTAGAAGTTGATGTGGCCAAAGAGTCAGGCTTAAATTCTGTATTTGAACAACTCTCTCAACAAGATATCCAAGTATTAAGTATGCGTAATAAATCCAACCGTCTCGAAGAACTATTCGTTAGAATGGTTGAATCAGGAAGAACGGCCGAAACAGCCACTGCAGAATCGAGCCAAGGAGACAGCCATGAATAG
- a CDS encoding alpha/beta hydrolase encodes MLQTVRFEKVKLYSFDIPGTKKAIDAERVESQDDTGCFVVDVSQPQLTAYWPEDNLRNGTAVVICPGGGYRGLSVDKEGHAIAVRLLSLGITAFVLKYRMPSDDTMHNRKYGPLQDVQQALYVVKSHALEWQLDIAKVGVMGFSAGGHVAASAAVHFNRPVMLSHNVDLIKPAFQILVYPVISMANEVKHTGSKSLLIGEEASDEHIAYFSCECQVTEDSPPAFIMHANDDLQVPVEHSLRYYRALMACQVPVQLVLLPAGGHGFGMYHDYDWFQSLSMWLRLIN; translated from the coding sequence TTGCTGCAAACAGTGAGATTTGAAAAGGTAAAGCTATATAGTTTTGATATTCCTGGGACTAAAAAAGCAATTGATGCCGAGAGAGTTGAGTCGCAGGATGATACTGGGTGTTTTGTGGTAGATGTGAGTCAACCGCAACTGACTGCTTATTGGCCAGAGGATAACTTGCGTAATGGTACTGCTGTGGTGATATGCCCAGGAGGAGGATACCGCGGATTATCGGTAGATAAAGAAGGTCACGCCATTGCGGTACGTTTGCTTAGTTTAGGTATTACAGCATTTGTTCTTAAATATCGGATGCCTTCAGATGACACTATGCATAATCGTAAATATGGCCCCTTACAAGACGTGCAACAAGCGTTGTATGTGGTTAAAAGCCATGCACTTGAATGGCAGCTCGATATAGCAAAAGTGGGGGTTATGGGATTTTCTGCCGGTGGTCATGTAGCTGCTAGCGCAGCGGTACATTTTAATCGCCCCGTTATGCTAAGTCATAATGTTGACCTGATTAAACCAGCCTTTCAGATATTAGTCTATCCGGTGATTAGTATGGCTAACGAGGTTAAACATACTGGCTCAAAGAGCTTGTTAATCGGAGAGGAGGCTAGCGACGAGCATATTGCATATTTTTCCTGTGAATGCCAAGTCACTGAGGATTCACCTCCTGCATTTATCATGCATGCTAATGACGACTTACAAGTGCCAGTGGAGCATTCGCTGCGTTATTACCGCGCTTTAATGGCATGCCAAGTACCTGTACAGTTAGTGCTATTACCTGCAGGTGGACATGGTTTTGGTATGTATCATGATTACGATTGGTTTCAATCATTAAGTATGTGGCTAAGGTTGATAAATTAG
- a CDS encoding metallophosphoesterase, whose product MNSRSKLPLLIKTVLAVSIFSLVGCNSDNDNDEVIAPISYNNFTVLPYVQNPSATAITVNWLSDSEQPGTVTIEGIGSFVSEVKLTEGLTYGDSEVEYIHGETNFGATHTDVAEGEAPAASYKHYTRITGLEANTAYEYTVIQPDSSAFTSTLKTAPNKGSREAVRFITMSDMETEPESTEKTVRWTASALALGGEKLGTDPDTYTRQYPVDQTTGFKENLTYATQRSPDFWVIAGDLVEKGGRQLDWDEFWRHTAGEWGTLASTTPIFPALGNHENYWHPDAPGYNAEASMLSYDKWNTYWDLPTNNASDERYEKRFYRVDYGPVTLITLDSSNGNDADPSQDTNLYINGEESRVPDFNEGSEQWNWAVRELASAQAEGQVIFVQFHHTAFGTGVHSLPSGSAGIANGEDSQSGVPMRIYQELFERYGVTSVLSGHDELLEYVNINGVSYWDVGFAGDGLRGPGYPPTTEYVPFDLLPLEAQLTHWSAHGDAPEIWNGEQLISGGKHYGFLEVEVRPSGDYNYEVIMTPRYVFPITDETGKATGEFDHRQYDKVVKITVER is encoded by the coding sequence ATGAATTCAAGATCTAAATTACCGCTTTTAATAAAGACAGTTTTGGCGGTAAGCATATTTTCACTTGTCGGTTGTAATAGTGATAATGACAACGACGAAGTTATTGCCCCAATCTCTTATAACAACTTTACAGTTTTACCTTATGTCCAAAATCCTTCTGCTACAGCTATTACTGTCAATTGGTTAAGCGACTCAGAACAGCCAGGTACAGTTACTATTGAAGGCATAGGCTCTTTTGTATCTGAAGTAAAACTTACAGAAGGCTTAACCTATGGTGATTCTGAAGTAGAATATATTCATGGTGAAACCAATTTTGGAGCGACTCACACAGATGTAGCAGAAGGCGAAGCTCCTGCAGCTAGTTACAAACATTACACTAGGATCACTGGACTTGAGGCAAATACCGCTTACGAATATACGGTTATACAACCAGATTCCAGTGCCTTTACTTCAACACTGAAGACAGCACCTAATAAAGGGAGTCGTGAAGCCGTTCGATTTATTACTATGTCAGATATGGAAACTGAGCCTGAATCAACCGAAAAAACCGTGCGTTGGACGGCAAGTGCACTAGCATTAGGGGGAGAAAAACTAGGAACAGATCCTGATACCTACACACGTCAGTATCCAGTTGACCAAACAACTGGATTTAAAGAAAACCTAACTTACGCAACACAAAGAAGCCCTGATTTTTGGGTTATTGCTGGTGACCTAGTTGAGAAAGGTGGTCGGCAGTTAGATTGGGATGAATTTTGGAGACACACTGCAGGTGAATGGGGAACATTAGCTTCTACTACACCAATTTTTCCCGCATTAGGTAATCATGAAAACTACTGGCACCCAGATGCACCAGGTTATAATGCTGAAGCTTCAATGCTGTCTTACGATAAATGGAATACATACTGGGATCTACCCACAAATAATGCCAGCGATGAACGTTATGAAAAACGGTTTTATCGAGTAGATTATGGCCCAGTAACCTTAATTACGCTTGATTCATCAAATGGTAACGATGCAGATCCAAGCCAAGATACTAATTTATACATCAATGGGGAAGAATCTAGAGTTCCTGATTTTAATGAAGGAAGTGAACAATGGAACTGGGCAGTACGTGAATTAGCAAGTGCCCAAGCTGAAGGACAAGTTATCTTCGTTCAGTTCCACCACACAGCTTTTGGTACTGGTGTACATAGCCTTCCCTCCGGTAGTGCTGGTATAGCAAATGGTGAAGATAGCCAGTCAGGTGTGCCAATGCGTATATACCAAGAGCTTTTCGAGCGTTACGGTGTAACCTCGGTACTTTCAGGTCACGATGAATTATTAGAATATGTAAATATTAATGGCGTTAGCTATTGGGATGTTGGTTTTGCGGGTGATGGCCTTAGAGGTCCGGGTTATCCTCCAACTACTGAATATGTCCCATTTGATTTACTACCACTTGAAGCTCAGCTTACTCACTGGAGCGCTCATGGGGACGCACCTGAAATTTGGAATGGTGAACAACTCATCTCTGGAGGAAAACACTACGGTTTTCTTGAAGTGGAGGTACGCCCCTCTGGTGATTACAACTACGAAGTTATCATGACTCCCCGCTATGTTTTCCCAATAACGGATGAAACAGGTAAAGCAACCGGCGAGTTCGACCACCGTCAATACGACAAAGTGGTTAAAATAACTGTAGAACGGTAA
- a CDS encoding class GN sortase: MYALTYKKKSKVSTTLAYVFKHKWLALFFALGCYQFSHGIYIFAKAEFAQYLISNAWHKTLQDEQQHPPWPWADTYPVAELHFNHNDWYVLAGASGRNLAFAPTHVSATPLPGEIGNSVIVGHRDTQFNDLKNIQQGDVIEVKTSGQRQKFQVSSLRIAHQSQVELMYDDSMSNEYNSDKATLILITCYPFDSVVPNPTHRYIVRAVAI; the protein is encoded by the coding sequence ATGTATGCACTTACTTACAAAAAGAAAAGTAAAGTTTCAACAACACTAGCTTATGTTTTTAAGCACAAGTGGTTAGCGCTGTTTTTCGCTTTAGGATGTTACCAGTTCTCTCACGGCATTTATATTTTTGCAAAAGCTGAATTCGCCCAATATTTAATCTCAAATGCTTGGCATAAAACCCTGCAAGACGAGCAACAACACCCCCCTTGGCCATGGGCAGATACTTACCCTGTTGCTGAGCTGCATTTTAATCATAACGACTGGTATGTATTAGCTGGGGCAAGTGGTCGAAACTTAGCATTTGCCCCTACACATGTAAGTGCCACCCCATTGCCAGGAGAAATAGGTAACAGTGTGATTGTGGGTCACAGAGATACACAATTTAATGATTTGAAAAATATTCAACAGGGCGATGTGATTGAAGTCAAAACTAGCGGTCAGCGTCAAAAATTTCAGGTTAGCAGTTTGCGTATTGCTCATCAGTCACAAGTCGAACTCATGTATGACGATTCAATGAGTAATGAATACAATAGCGATAAAGCAACATTAATCCTTATTACCTGTTACCCTTTTGATAGTGTTGTACCTAACCCCACTCATAGATATATAGTGCGGGCGGTAGCCATATAA